One genomic segment of Chitinivibrionales bacterium includes these proteins:
- the treZ gene encoding malto-oligosyltrehalose trehalohydrolase, translated as MPFKPGAWYTPGKCTFTVWAPHHEKITLELLRPRKAEIPMDKDPLGYWHCLLPELPAGSIYQYCIDDSIRRPDPASFTQPEGVHGPSQVVDHTEFAWEDQKWKGILLHDYIIYEFHIGTFTDEGTLLSATQRLNHLVDLGITAVELMPVAHFPGNRNWGYDGVYPFAVHTAYGGINGLKDFVNECHKRGLAVILDVVYNHLGPEGNYMRDFGPYFTDKYKTPWGDAVNFDGPFSDEVRRYFIANALYWYEYFHIDALRLDAVHAIYDFSAKPFLAQLADEVHEWSRSNSRMRWLIAESDLNDSRLIRPASQGGLDIDAQWSDDFHHALHVQLTGENQGILGDFTDSDVLAKALNDRFVYDGRYSNYRKRTHGNPAVDLARNKFVLCIQNHDQVGNRARGERMSLLVDFESRKCAAAVLLLSPYIPLMFMGEEYGEANPFLYFVDHTDPDLQEAVRKGRKEEFAAFHVGIDPPDPFAEDTFFQSKLQWSRTEKADHAILLGFYRTCIGLRREYAFAKKHVSSAPEIYADNDGKFITIIMETESGTVVCLFNFADHPASITRMEDKSWEKVLDSSDPRWNGPGSLLPALKKGSLRKEKINGKCSAVFVAA; from the coding sequence ATGCCGTTTAAACCAGGAGCCTGGTATACACCCGGAAAGTGCACATTTACGGTTTGGGCACCCCATCATGAAAAAATCACCCTGGAATTACTCCGTCCGCGAAAAGCCGAAATTCCGATGGATAAAGATCCGCTGGGATACTGGCACTGCCTGTTGCCGGAACTTCCGGCGGGAAGCATATATCAGTATTGTATTGACGACTCCATACGGCGCCCGGATCCGGCGTCTTTTACCCAGCCCGAAGGGGTCCATGGCCCCTCTCAGGTAGTCGACCATACCGAATTCGCCTGGGAAGATCAGAAATGGAAAGGAATTCTGCTTCACGACTATATCATCTACGAGTTTCATATCGGCACCTTTACCGACGAAGGAACACTGCTGTCGGCGACACAACGTCTTAACCACCTTGTCGATCTCGGTATTACTGCAGTCGAACTCATGCCGGTAGCCCACTTCCCGGGCAACCGCAACTGGGGGTATGACGGCGTCTATCCCTTTGCAGTACACACCGCTTACGGCGGTATCAACGGCTTAAAAGATTTTGTTAACGAGTGCCATAAACGGGGACTGGCGGTTATTCTTGACGTTGTGTATAATCATCTTGGTCCTGAAGGCAACTACATGCGCGATTTCGGCCCTTACTTTACCGATAAATATAAAACGCCCTGGGGCGATGCTGTCAATTTTGACGGTCCCTTCAGCGATGAAGTAAGACGTTATTTTATCGCCAATGCACTCTACTGGTACGAATATTTTCATATCGACGCTCTTCGTTTGGATGCCGTGCATGCGATATACGATTTCAGTGCCAAACCTTTTCTTGCTCAGCTTGCCGATGAAGTTCATGAGTGGTCGCGTTCCAACTCCCGCATGCGCTGGCTCATTGCCGAAAGCGACCTGAACGATTCCCGTTTAATCAGACCGGCATCACAAGGCGGGTTAGATATCGATGCGCAATGGTCCGATGATTTCCACCATGCGCTTCATGTCCAACTCACCGGTGAGAATCAGGGAATTCTGGGAGATTTCACCGACAGCGACGTACTCGCCAAAGCATTGAATGACCGGTTTGTTTATGACGGCCGTTATTCGAATTACCGCAAACGGACCCATGGCAACCCGGCGGTTGACCTGGCCCGAAATAAATTCGTCCTTTGCATTCAGAACCACGACCAGGTCGGTAATCGTGCCCGGGGTGAACGAATGAGCCTACTTGTCGATTTTGAAAGCCGGAAGTGTGCAGCGGCCGTACTTCTCCTTTCCCCGTATATCCCCCTGATGTTCATGGGTGAAGAGTATGGGGAAGCGAACCCCTTTCTTTATTTTGTCGATCATACCGATCCCGATTTACAGGAAGCGGTACGCAAAGGAAGAAAAGAGGAATTTGCCGCATTTCATGTGGGAATCGACCCTCCCGATCCCTTTGCAGAGGATACATTTTTTCAGTCTAAACTCCAGTGGAGCCGGACAGAAAAGGCCGATCATGCCATCTTGCTCGGTTTTTACCGCACCTGTATCGGTTTACGCCGGGAATATGCCTTTGCAAAGAAACATGTCTCATCTGCCCCTGAAATATACGCAGACAACGATGGTAAATTTATTACCATTATCATGGAAACAGAAAGTGGAACAGTTGTATGTCTTTTCAATTTTGCCGATCATCCTGCATCGATTACCCGTATGGAAGATAAAAGCTGGGAAAAGGTCCTCGATTCGAGCGATCCACGATGGAACGGTCCCGGTTCACTGCTCCCCGCCCTGAAGAAGGGTTCACTTCGTAAGGAAAAAATAAATGGGAAATGCAGCGCGGTTTTTGTCGCTGCGTAA
- a CDS encoding DUF4139 domain-containing protein produces the protein MHFAICIAMTMNNTMAQYPYRTCSTKWADLCRTSVALCLYMLVCDVSQAQPIRVLARKADRSGMEITVYNANIGLVKDTRTITMPRGKVKVYFEGVAADILPSSVTATSTSNSGSFTILEQNYEYDLINRNKLLNKYVGKRLRIIQWNEYQDRTITTEANLISNNDGPVYRVEDKIYLDHPGYVVLPALPEGLVAHPTLIWLAENRTEKAHTLEASYLTENINWKANYILLVYDNKRRADLNGWVTLDNRSGASFPNATLKLVAGKVNRVQQSPGFDRRRYRGLGKAEAAEEVGEEALSSYHLYTIARPVNIDQAQTKQIRFFGTSKISVAKEYLIEGSSRFFRGRYTGRDVEAPVLVIYSLTNSRRRGPGRPLPAGIIRGYVEDSEGQRQFIGEDRIDHTPVNKTVKLEMGAAFDITAERRQTAYNRVSTQLYESAWEIEVKNQTESSVRVDIIEHFDDNWEITQKSHSYEKFDAFTVKFTLNIPKKDKNTLTYRVRVGLE, from the coding sequence ATGCATTTCGCTATTTGTATTGCAATGACTATGAACAATACCATGGCTCAATATCCATATCGGACCTGTAGCACGAAATGGGCCGACTTGTGCAGGACATCGGTTGCCCTATGCCTGTATATGCTCGTTTGTGATGTTTCCCAGGCTCAGCCGATCCGGGTTTTAGCCCGAAAAGCAGACCGCTCAGGCATGGAAATAACCGTTTACAATGCAAATATCGGCCTTGTCAAAGATACCCGTACAATTACCATGCCCAGAGGAAAGGTGAAGGTGTATTTCGAGGGAGTTGCAGCCGATATACTTCCTTCAAGCGTCACCGCAACATCGACATCGAACTCAGGTTCTTTTACAATCCTCGAGCAGAACTACGAATACGACCTTATCAACAGAAATAAACTGCTGAATAAATATGTCGGTAAAAGGCTCCGGATAATCCAGTGGAACGAATATCAAGACCGGACAATTACCACCGAAGCCAATCTGATCAGTAACAACGACGGTCCGGTGTATCGGGTGGAAGATAAGATTTATCTGGACCATCCGGGATATGTGGTACTTCCGGCGCTTCCCGAGGGACTGGTGGCCCACCCCACGCTGATATGGCTGGCTGAGAACAGGACGGAGAAAGCACACACCCTCGAAGCATCTTATCTGACCGAAAATATCAACTGGAAAGCCAATTACATTCTGCTTGTGTACGACAACAAGCGGCGGGCCGACCTGAATGGATGGGTGACACTCGACAACCGCAGCGGCGCATCCTTTCCCAATGCAACGTTGAAACTCGTTGCCGGCAAAGTGAATCGCGTGCAGCAATCTCCCGGTTTCGACCGTCGACGATATCGAGGGTTGGGTAAAGCCGAGGCAGCGGAGGAGGTCGGGGAAGAAGCATTATCATCCTACCATTTATACACCATCGCTCGTCCGGTAAATATCGACCAGGCGCAAACAAAGCAAATCCGTTTCTTTGGAACATCGAAAATATCGGTTGCCAAAGAATACCTGATCGAGGGGAGCAGCCGTTTTTTCAGGGGAAGATATACCGGCAGGGATGTTGAGGCGCCGGTGCTGGTTATTTATTCTTTGACCAATTCCCGACGGCGGGGGCCCGGACGGCCGCTTCCGGCAGGGATTATCAGAGGATATGTAGAAGATTCCGAAGGACAGCGGCAGTTTATCGGTGAAGACAGAATCGACCATACCCCGGTGAATAAAACAGTCAAGCTGGAAATGGGAGCCGCCTTTGATATTACCGCAGAACGCCGTCAAACAGCATATAACCGTGTCAGTACTCAGTTATATGAATCGGCATGGGAAATTGAAGTGAAAAATCAGACCGAATCTTCGGTGCGGGTCGATATTATCGAACACTTTGATGACAATTGGGAAATAACCCAAAAAAGCCATTCATACGAAAAATTCGATGCCTTTACAGTCAAGTTTACCCTGAACATTCCCAAAAAGGACAAAAACACTCTCACCTATCGGGTGAGAGTGGGACTGGAATAA
- a CDS encoding HAD-IC family P-type ATPase, which produces MDKSKTENIKAAWTQSWKDVCKTLEVDTESGLKPEEAKQRLETFGSNRLAQVERESVWSILIRQFKSLIMAVLFAAVVLSFLFQKWTDGIAILLALLINAAIGFVTELRALRTMESLQQMDTKSAKVMRDGTAHTLDSRNLVPGDIVLIESGDIAAADMRVIESNNLTIDESALTGESVPVRKTEDTVSKDAPLPERKSMLFKGTAITEGSGSAVVVSTGMDTEIGGVSSLVQEAESEEDPLDRQLNRLATKLVRLIVVIAVVVAAAGIIAGRELFLMIETAIALFIAAVPEGLPIVSTVALARGMKRMAERNALVRRLSAVQTLGSTTIVFTDKTGTLTENKMRVEKYSSVHHPVDVAGRGDDNSVVFHDSKQDKDIDIEQDTTLRAMVQVGVLCNNASINDEGNVGDPMEIALLEAGMKAGMDREQQTEKNPEIREVAFDPDKKMMATYHKTENGIFEAVKGAPGAVLQACSTIRTNGETGKLDDTLREEWKKNSADMALEGMRVLGLAMRTPQSEEGAPYTDLTFLGLVGMIDPARKDVMEPIEMCRKAGVRVVMVTGDQRETAIAIGKELGLVESDKNVFHGSDLQAPENLDEKRRKELISGAIFARVGPKQKLDLIALHQNKGEIVAMTGDGVNDAPALKKADIGIAMGKRGQPVAEDSSDIILQDDRFATITAAIQQGRVIFENIRNFVMYMISGNIGEICIVFFASIVGAPLPLLPLQILYINIVNDIFPAIALAVGPGSGNEMQHPPRAPSEPIVTRRNWRTIGIFGIIIAIPILGTFAYALRWAGMDHQKAATITFLSIAFARLWHALNLREHGSSFLKNRITRNLVVWMAIGLCIALLLIAVYVPPVARVLDVVQLSASEWGLVGLTSIIPLLLGQLAVRLGIVN; this is translated from the coding sequence ATGGACAAATCGAAAACGGAAAATATCAAAGCAGCATGGACACAGTCATGGAAAGATGTTTGTAAAACCCTTGAGGTAGATACTGAGTCGGGGCTGAAACCCGAAGAAGCGAAACAGCGATTGGAAACATTCGGCAGTAACCGTCTGGCACAAGTCGAACGGGAGAGTGTCTGGTCGATTCTCATACGGCAATTTAAAAGCCTGATCATGGCGGTGTTGTTTGCCGCAGTCGTGCTTTCCTTTCTTTTCCAGAAATGGACCGACGGTATTGCCATACTGCTCGCTTTACTCATTAATGCAGCGATCGGATTCGTTACCGAGCTTCGTGCCCTGCGGACCATGGAATCACTGCAGCAAATGGACACCAAATCCGCCAAGGTCATGCGTGACGGCACTGCTCATACGCTCGATTCGCGGAATCTGGTCCCCGGGGATATTGTCCTTATCGAAAGCGGTGATATTGCCGCTGCCGACATGCGGGTGATCGAATCGAACAATCTTACGATAGATGAATCCGCACTCACCGGAGAATCGGTGCCTGTTCGAAAGACTGAAGACACCGTTTCCAAAGACGCTCCTCTTCCCGAACGGAAATCGATGCTGTTCAAGGGTACGGCAATTACCGAAGGGTCGGGCTCTGCGGTGGTGGTGTCTACCGGCATGGATACCGAAATCGGCGGAGTCTCTTCGCTGGTACAGGAGGCCGAGTCGGAAGAAGATCCACTCGACCGTCAATTGAACCGCCTGGCAACCAAGCTCGTACGCCTGATTGTGGTCATTGCGGTTGTTGTTGCAGCGGCGGGCATTATCGCCGGGAGAGAGCTGTTTTTAATGATTGAAACAGCGATTGCACTCTTTATTGCCGCGGTCCCCGAAGGTCTTCCCATCGTATCGACCGTCGCCCTTGCCCGGGGCATGAAACGGATGGCTGAAAGGAATGCACTTGTCCGCCGTCTTTCGGCCGTCCAGACGCTGGGATCAACTACCATTGTCTTTACCGATAAAACAGGAACCCTGACCGAAAATAAAATGAGAGTGGAAAAATACAGCTCCGTGCACCATCCGGTCGATGTTGCCGGCCGGGGAGATGATAACAGCGTCGTGTTTCACGACAGCAAACAGGACAAAGATATCGATATCGAGCAGGATACCACGCTCAGGGCCATGGTTCAGGTGGGAGTACTCTGCAATAATGCATCGATAAATGATGAGGGCAATGTTGGCGATCCCATGGAAATCGCTCTTCTTGAAGCCGGAATGAAAGCCGGCATGGACCGGGAACAGCAAACAGAAAAGAACCCCGAAATCAGAGAAGTAGCCTTTGATCCTGATAAGAAAATGATGGCTACCTATCATAAGACCGAGAACGGTATTTTTGAAGCGGTCAAGGGGGCGCCGGGTGCGGTATTGCAGGCATGTTCGACTATTCGAACCAATGGAGAGACCGGAAAACTCGATGATACATTGCGGGAAGAATGGAAAAAGAATTCAGCCGATATGGCACTGGAGGGCATGCGGGTCCTTGGCCTGGCCATGCGCACTCCCCAAAGTGAAGAGGGCGCTCCCTATACCGACCTGACCTTCCTGGGACTTGTCGGCATGATCGATCCTGCCCGTAAAGATGTCATGGAACCGATCGAAATGTGCCGCAAGGCCGGTGTTCGCGTTGTTATGGTTACCGGCGACCAGCGGGAGACCGCAATAGCTATCGGCAAGGAACTGGGTCTTGTTGAGAGTGACAAGAATGTCTTTCATGGAAGTGACCTTCAAGCTCCCGAGAATCTTGATGAAAAACGGCGCAAGGAGCTGATCTCCGGAGCCATATTCGCTCGCGTGGGTCCGAAACAGAAACTCGACCTCATAGCCTTACATCAGAACAAGGGCGAGATTGTTGCCATGACCGGCGACGGCGTCAACGACGCCCCTGCGTTGAAAAAGGCGGATATCGGTATTGCCATGGGAAAACGGGGGCAGCCTGTTGCCGAAGATTCATCGGACATTATCCTTCAAGACGACCGTTTTGCCACCATTACCGCGGCCATTCAGCAGGGAAGAGTTATCTTTGAAAATATCAGAAATTTTGTCATGTATATGATTTCCGGCAATATCGGTGAAATCTGCATTGTCTTTTTTGCCTCGATTGTCGGCGCCCCGCTTCCCCTTCTTCCTCTTCAAATACTCTATATCAATATTGTCAACGATATATTTCCGGCCATTGCCCTTGCGGTTGGCCCGGGAAGCGGCAACGAAATGCAACATCCACCCCGCGCCCCGTCAGAACCCATCGTTACCCGGCGCAATTGGCGTACAATAGGCATTTTCGGTATTATTATCGCCATTCCGATTCTCGGCACCTTTGCCTATGCCCTGCGATGGGCCGGCATGGACCATCAGAAAGCGGCGACAATAACATTTCTCTCTATCGCCTTTGCCCGTCTCTGGCATGCACTCAATCTGCGCGAACATGGTTCATCATTCTTAAAAAACCGCATCACACGAAATTTGGTGGTATGGATGGCCATCGGGCTCTGCATTGCCCTTCTGTTAATCGCTGTCTATGTTCCTCCTGTGGCCCGGGTCCTGGATGTCGTACAGTTATCAGCCTCAGAATGGGGACTGGTCGGTCTTACAAGTATCATCCCCCTGCTTCTCGGGCAACTCGCTGTCCGGCTCGGCATTGTCAATTGA
- a CDS encoding AI-2E family transporter encodes MNNNHHNHRSNAERFWMVLGVLVAMLGAIYVLRPLGFIAFMIFAGILAGILLDGIVELIRKHIHFPRVLALLLTVVAFLILAALGSWLIGPNIIDQALQLLDRVPEAAKRTKSILLNYNWGDEIWQNLTRTNFPAGEVVDRLTLAFSSTLGVIGNMLVIFFIGFYLALKPSVYINGFLKLIPPGKRERIRTVFSHTGSSLRAWLLARLISMIVVGILSLIGYLILDIQLALALAVIAGLLSFIPYLGPVLALIPALIVTVAEEPIKALYVLIVYSIVQVLESYLITPLVEQHATSVPAAFLITVQIVMAVVGGLMGILIATPLAVAGIVAIRMLYVEDVLHDSA; translated from the coding sequence TTGAATAATAATCACCACAATCACCGGAGTAATGCGGAACGTTTCTGGATGGTTTTAGGCGTTCTGGTTGCCATGCTCGGAGCGATTTATGTATTACGCCCTCTTGGATTTATTGCCTTCATGATATTTGCCGGTATCCTTGCGGGCATTCTGCTTGACGGCATTGTTGAATTAATCCGCAAACATATTCATTTCCCCCGGGTTTTAGCGCTTTTATTGACGGTCGTGGCTTTTTTAATCCTGGCAGCACTAGGATCGTGGTTGATCGGTCCGAATATAATCGACCAGGCCCTCCAGCTTCTTGATCGTGTTCCGGAAGCGGCCAAACGAACTAAATCCATCCTTTTGAACTACAACTGGGGTGATGAAATCTGGCAAAACCTGACCCGGACAAATTTCCCTGCCGGTGAGGTAGTGGACCGTCTTACCCTGGCCTTTTCTTCAACCCTCGGCGTTATCGGTAATATGCTGGTAATCTTTTTTATCGGTTTTTATCTGGCCCTGAAACCGTCAGTGTATATCAATGGTTTTCTCAAGTTGATCCCGCCCGGTAAAAGAGAGCGTATTCGGACTGTTTTTTCTCATACCGGGTCCTCCCTTCGGGCATGGCTTCTGGCCCGGCTTATCTCCATGATCGTTGTGGGAATCCTTTCTCTGATTGGCTATCTGATTCTGGATATTCAACTGGCCCTTGCCCTTGCTGTTATCGCGGGTCTCCTTTCATTCATTCCCTATCTCGGCCCGGTGCTGGCACTGATACCGGCCCTGATCGTCACCGTTGCAGAGGAACCGATCAAGGCACTGTATGTGTTGATCGTCTATTCGATTGTACAGGTCCTCGAAAGCTATTTGATAACCCCCCTTGTCGAGCAGCATGCGACATCAGTACCGGCAGCCTTTCTGATAACTGTTCAGATTGTCATGGCGGTGGTTGGGGGCCTCATGGGCATCCTTATCGCTACCCCACTTGCTGTAGCAGGGATTGTGGCCATTCGAATGCTGTACGTCGAAGATGTTCTTCACGATTCGGCATAG
- the treY gene encoding malto-oligosyltrehalose synthase — MNTNTIIPDSTYRLQFRPSFTFAHAREQIIYLKKMGISHIYASPVTRAATGSLHGYDVCDPREINPELGTWDELVSLLAWVKDHDMGWIQDIVPNHMAYSPENNMLMDVLTHGRASRYAEFFDINWDHMHESLRGRIIAPFLGKPLGDCISDKEISLVYENNRLQTAYYEKRFPVRPESYFEVFGRNLFALRQCLSGQEYVRFAGVLHTLHNLPDSSEPQERYSQTEMALQVLNEVYTTHESIRKFIDETIAEYNADGSSSPGPGLLQQLLDHQHYRLSFWRVAAEEINYRRFFTINDLIAVRVDNERVFNTTHALMFDLISQGLIQGLRIDHIDGLYDPYAYLQNIRTRSPGIYLVVEKILERNETLPKHWPVEGDTGYQFLNKLNGIFCRRSSERILSGIYTRFIGHKIRVNELEVDRKRLIIHKHMLGDLDNLAALILHAANHELPGNDVTFHGLRRALTELLVHFPVYRTYIDFYKYENSDKKVVLSAIKKALSARPEFKYEYRFIEYFFTRLKTNPAPETQDRRASLMRFQQFTGPLMAKGYEDTFLYIYNRLTALNEVGGWPAEFGTPLTKFHHYIQKRQQHRPAALNATATHDSKRGEDTRTRLLVLSEIPFKWGKKASHWKKINSRFKKRVHSRQAPDFNDEYLLYQTLIATLTLTERGLNDAYRSRIKEFMLKAIREAKIHTAWIEPDTDYEKAVMNFIDALLAEDNREFLDDLRDFVSTIAWHGMLNSLSQCLIRNTVPGVPDMFQGTELIEYMLVDPDNRREVDYRLRKSLLNRLVEGIESGLDSLLAQLIATPNEALMKMYAIYGSLQARRQNPELFNQGSYVPVRTTGDYAENIVAFVRESGATASLTLAPRFTCSLMEKMEYPLGKEMWKNTNLTLPFAEQRSFREIYSGEEMELGPEIEVGELITHFPVGLWISKG; from the coding sequence ATGAATACAAACACAATTATACCCGACTCCACCTATCGACTTCAGTTTAGGCCGTCGTTTACTTTTGCTCATGCCCGCGAACAGATCATCTATCTCAAAAAGATGGGTATCAGCCATATTTATGCATCGCCGGTAACACGGGCTGCCACCGGCAGTCTTCATGGCTACGATGTTTGCGATCCACGGGAAATCAACCCTGAATTGGGTACCTGGGATGAACTCGTCTCCTTACTTGCCTGGGTAAAAGATCATGACATGGGATGGATTCAGGACATTGTACCCAATCACATGGCATACAGCCCTGAAAATAACATGCTCATGGATGTACTCACTCATGGGCGAGCGTCACGGTATGCGGAATTTTTTGATATTAACTGGGATCATATGCACGAAAGTCTGCGTGGAAGGATTATCGCCCCTTTTTTAGGCAAGCCGCTCGGTGATTGTATCAGCGATAAGGAAATTTCACTTGTCTACGAGAACAACCGGCTGCAGACGGCCTATTACGAGAAACGTTTTCCAGTCCGGCCGGAAAGCTATTTCGAAGTGTTCGGCCGCAATCTCTTTGCGCTCCGTCAATGTCTTTCGGGGCAGGAATATGTCCGGTTTGCCGGTGTACTGCACACCCTTCACAACCTCCCCGACTCAAGCGAACCACAGGAACGGTACAGCCAGACGGAGATGGCGTTACAGGTACTCAATGAAGTATATACCACACACGAGTCGATCAGGAAATTTATCGATGAGACCATAGCGGAATACAATGCCGACGGTTCGTCGTCTCCCGGCCCGGGACTTCTGCAGCAACTGCTCGATCACCAGCATTACCGTCTCAGTTTCTGGCGTGTTGCAGCCGAAGAAATTAACTACCGCCGGTTTTTCACTATCAACGATCTTATCGCCGTGAGGGTGGACAACGAACGGGTATTCAACACCACCCATGCACTGATGTTCGATCTTATTTCCCAGGGATTGATTCAGGGACTTCGCATCGATCATATCGACGGGCTTTATGATCCCTATGCCTATCTGCAAAATATCCGCACCCGCTCTCCGGGTATCTATCTGGTAGTCGAAAAAATCCTTGAACGGAACGAGACGCTCCCCAAACACTGGCCGGTGGAAGGCGATACGGGGTATCAATTTCTCAACAAACTGAACGGGATATTCTGCCGGAGAAGCAGTGAACGGATCTTGAGTGGAATCTATACCCGTTTTATCGGCCATAAGATCAGGGTCAATGAACTCGAAGTTGACCGCAAGCGTCTAATTATTCACAAGCATATGCTTGGTGATCTCGATAATCTGGCCGCGCTTATTCTTCATGCGGCAAACCATGAACTTCCGGGCAACGATGTCACTTTTCATGGTTTGCGCCGGGCGCTTACCGAACTGTTGGTCCATTTTCCTGTGTACCGGACCTATATCGATTTTTACAAATATGAGAATAGCGATAAAAAGGTTGTTTTAAGTGCAATCAAAAAAGCCCTCAGTGCCCGTCCCGAATTCAAATACGAATACCGTTTTATCGAGTATTTTTTTACTCGTCTGAAAACCAATCCGGCACCGGAAACCCAGGACCGCCGGGCATCGCTGATGCGGTTCCAGCAATTTACCGGTCCTCTTATGGCAAAGGGTTACGAAGACACTTTTCTTTACATATACAACAGGTTGACGGCGCTCAATGAAGTGGGTGGCTGGCCTGCCGAATTCGGTACACCACTCACGAAGTTTCATCATTATATACAAAAACGACAGCAACACCGCCCCGCTGCGCTCAATGCAACGGCTACTCACGATTCGAAACGGGGCGAGGATACCCGCACACGGCTCCTGGTTCTTTCTGAAATTCCATTTAAATGGGGAAAAAAGGCATCCCATTGGAAAAAGATTAACAGCCGGTTCAAAAAACGGGTACATTCGCGGCAGGCTCCCGATTTCAATGATGAATATCTGCTCTATCAGACACTGATTGCAACACTCACCCTTACTGAGCGGGGGCTTAACGACGCCTATCGGTCGCGCATTAAAGAGTTCATGCTCAAAGCGATCAGAGAAGCGAAAATTCATACGGCATGGATAGAACCTGATACAGATTATGAAAAAGCGGTCATGAATTTTATCGATGCTCTTCTGGCAGAAGACAACAGGGAATTCCTCGATGACCTGCGGGACTTTGTCTCGACAATCGCATGGCACGGCATGCTCAATTCTCTTTCTCAGTGCCTTATCCGAAATACCGTTCCGGGAGTTCCGGACATGTTTCAGGGGACCGAACTGATCGAATATATGCTCGTTGATCCCGACAATCGCCGTGAAGTTGACTATCGATTGCGCAAAAGCCTTTTGAACAGACTTGTCGAAGGAATCGAATCGGGTCTTGATTCTCTGCTTGCTCAATTGATCGCCACGCCCAATGAAGCGCTTATGAAAATGTATGCAATTTACGGTTCCCTCCAGGCCCGTCGCCAAAACCCGGAACTCTTTAACCAAGGGAGTTATGTTCCAGTCAGAACAACGGGTGACTACGCAGAGAACATTGTCGCCTTTGTCCGGGAATCCGGCGCCACCGCATCCTTGACACTTGCGCCAAGGTTCACCTGTTCGCTGATGGAAAAAATGGAATATCCCCTGGGTAAGGAAATGTGGAAAAATACGAACCTGACACTTCCCTTTGCAGAGCAGAGGAGCTTCCGGGAAATATACAGCGGTGAAGAGATGGAACTTGGCCCCGAAATAGAGGTCGGTGAGCTGATCACCCATTTTCCGGTGGGGCTCTGGATCTCAAAAGGTTAA
- a CDS encoding DUF1439 domain-containing protein produces MILPVKPGTTRMARNLHLNSPVIDRYHVTGSATMKNLPSAILYALLTSLVLLGMLLFFCGKPSIEVKIPAAEVRRDLQKKFPETRTYAAIAQVTLQNPTLLLARRKDKLTIGLEVVLSPRGLGAVEVEKGRIVFTSGLAFDPSKGTFYLENTNVDSIVLDLSQLDTRVQRGIKEVIRIILGENIEGSVVRRLEPGSLRTPIAKLFIRKVNIREEGIVVTLGF; encoded by the coding sequence ATGATACTTCCTGTGAAGCCGGGCACCACCCGAATGGCCCGTAATTTGCACCTCAATTCACCGGTGATTGACCGGTATCATGTAACAGGGAGCGCAACCATGAAAAATCTTCCTTCGGCCATTTTATATGCTTTATTAACGTCTCTGGTTCTGCTCGGCATGCTCCTGTTTTTTTGCGGCAAGCCATCTATAGAAGTAAAGATACCCGCAGCCGAGGTGCGACGGGATTTGCAAAAGAAATTTCCGGAAACCCGAACCTATGCTGCAATCGCTCAGGTAACCCTGCAGAACCCGACACTTCTTTTAGCCCGCCGCAAGGATAAACTCACCATCGGTCTGGAGGTGGTGCTCTCTCCGCGGGGATTGGGAGCAGTGGAGGTGGAAAAAGGGCGAATCGTTTTCACCAGCGGCCTCGCCTTTGATCCCTCAAAAGGCACGTTCTACCTCGAAAATACCAATGTCGATTCCATTGTGCTCGATCTCAGCCAACTGGATACACGGGTACAGCGAGGAATCAAGGAGGTAATTCGAATAATTTTAGGGGAGAATATCGAAGGATCCGTTGTCCGTCGTCTGGAACCCGGCTCTCTGCGGACCCCCATTGCAAAGCTGTTTATCCGCAAGGTTAATATCAGGGAGGAGGGGATTGTGGTGACGCTGGGGTTTTAG